The Deinococcus roseus genome includes the window ATAACGTGCCGTGGGCAGGATGTAGGGGGCCTGGGTCATGTTTTCTGCCCCTCCTGCGGTCATGATCTGGTGTTCTCCGGTTTTCAGGGCCTGAAATGCACTGTAAGCAGCCCGCATTCCAGAACCGCACAGCTGGTTCACCTGGTAACTGGGCACGTCTTCCCTGAGGCCTGCTTCCAGAGCCACTTTTCGGGCATTGTAGGCAGAGCGCCCTGCACTGATCACCTGACCCAGAACCAGTTCCTGCAGGTCTTCGGGGTGCACCCCTGCACGGGTGAGCGCCCCCCTGAGCGCATGAATGGCAAGTTCACTTTCGCTGATGTCCTTAAATGCTCCGCCCATGGCCCCGATGGCGGTGCGTGCCCCACTGACCAGAACCACACCCATGTCTCTCCTCCGTTAAGGGTTCTCCTGACGCTCCTGAAACACAATGTCGCTGAAGTTTTCGGGTTTGATGCCCCTGGCATCACTGTAAAAGGTGCGAATTACATCCAGATCACGCTGCTGGTCTCCAGTGAGCATGTAAGGCTCACTGAGCCTGATCCATTTCTCTTTGAAGTTCATGCTCACCATCACAATAGGCACCTGACCCTCCAGGGCGATGTAATAAAATCCGCTTTTCCAGTAGGGTTTTTTCTTGCGGGTGCCCTCAGGCAGGATGGCGATCACCATTTCATCGTGGTTTCTGAATTCTGCAGCCGCCAGATCCACCACATCTGCCCTGGCAGAGCGGTCAATGGGAATGCCGCCAATGGAACGCATGAAGGGTCCCAGCAGGCCATTGAAGATGTCCTTCTTGGCAATGAAATAGGGATGGATGTCATAGCCCATGCTCACCCCCAGGTAGTAAAAGAAATCCTGGTTGGTGGTGTGGGGGGCCACCACCAGCAGGTATTTGGGAATCTGGGGTTTTTTGCCCAGCAGTTTCCAGCCTTGCAGTTTCCAGAGCAAGCGGGCCAGCCCTCGCAGCCACCGGGGATAGGTGTGGTTTTTCAGGTGTTTAGAGATCAATTCTTTCATCTTTGCACCATTGTACGGGTCAAATGCAGGACAGGGCAGCACCCATCAGACAAAACCTGCCCGGTCAAGGCAGGTTTGCAAAATTCAGGTTTTTGGAGGTGCAGGATTCAGTCCAGACGGGCCAGACCTGCATAGAAATTCGCCTTGTCCAGAAATCCCATGCTGCGGTAGCAGGTGCTGAGTTGCTGGGCAAAGTAGTTCACGCACTGGCAATCCTGACGGCATTCGCTTTTTTCCAGGCAAATCAGGTACTGCTGCACGGCAACGTGATACATTCCGCTCTTTTCGGCCTGCTGGGCCTTCAGGTGGGCGGTTCGAATTTCAGAAACGTAGGGCCTGTACACCCCTTGATGTTAAACACAAACCCTGCAGTCAACTGGGATTGAATGCAGGATTTCAGAAAACATCTGGTTTCTTTATTGGGTTCTGGGGTGTTGCAAGGTCAGCGCAGGACCTTTTGCAGGAAATCCAGACGCAGCATGGTCTGGTCCAGGTCGCCCCCTTCATGGTGGTTGAAGGGCCACACCTGCATGGTCTTTTCTCCTGCGTAATGGTTGAAAGCTGCGTAAACCGTGGAGGGCGGGCAGATGGTGTCCATCAGGGCCACCGAGAACAGGGCAGGACCCCTGGCACGGGCAGCAAAGTTCATGCCGTCA containing:
- a CDS encoding 1-acyl-sn-glycerol-3-phosphate acyltransferase; protein product: MKELISKHLKNHTYPRWLRGLARLLWKLQGWKLLGKKPQIPKYLLVVAPHTTNQDFFYYLGVSMGYDIHPYFIAKKDIFNGLLGPFMRSIGGIPIDRSARADVVDLAAAEFRNHDEMVIAILPEGTRKKKPYWKSGFYYIALEGQVPIVMVSMNFKEKWIRLSEPYMLTGDQQRDLDVIRTFYSDARGIKPENFSDIVFQERQENP